The Pongo abelii isolate AG06213 chromosome 19, NHGRI_mPonAbe1-v2.0_pri, whole genome shotgun sequence genome includes the window CAGGCAAACAGCTGAGGCGGTAGGCTTAGGGCCAGAGCCAGGGGAGGGCAGGGTGGTGTATGGCAACTAACCAGtcattctccctcttcctctcaggCGGGCAGGGCTGGGCAGCGGCCTGAGTCTCAGTGGACTTGTCCACCCAGAGTTGAGTCGGAGCGGCGAGCTGGTAAGTGGCCAGGGGTCCGGGAGAGCCTGCATCAGGGACTGCAGCCGACGGCCCTCTGAGCCCCGCACTGTCCCCATCTCTTCAGGCAGTACAGGCTCTGGAGCAGTTTGCCACTGTGGTGGAGGCCAAGCTGATAAAACACAAGAAGGGGATTGTCAGTGAGTGAGCCCTACACCCTTCCGcccctccctttcctctccttgaAACTaacgcccccacccccaccccacctacCCAACAGATGAACAGTTTCTTCTGCAGCGGCTGGCAGACGGGGCCATCGACCTCTATGCCATGGTGGTGGTTCTCTCGAGgtgaggaggcaggcagggaatGCCTGAGCCGCAGTGGGCCTGGGCCTGGATCCCAGCCGGCCCAGATTTATTTTCATCTCCTGCTTCCTGCCAGGGCCTCAAGATCCCTAAGTGAGGGCCACCCCACGGCCCAGCATGAGAAAATGCTCTGTGACACCTGGTGTATCGAGGTGAGACTCGGGACTGCCAAGCTCAGGTGAGGGCTAGAGGTACAGGCCcaacccctccttccctctccccaggcTGCAGCTCGGATCCGAGAGGGCATGGCCGCCCTGCAGTCTGACCCCGGGCAGCAAGAGCTCTACCGCAACTTCAAAAGCATCTCCAAGGCCTTGGTGGAGCGGGGTGGTGTAGTCACCAGCAACCCACTTGGCTTCTGAATACTCCCGTCCAGGGCCTGGCCCGGTTATGTGCCTTCCCTCAAGCCAAAGCCGAAGCCCGTTTCCTTAGGGCCCTGGTTTGTCCGGAAGGGGCCTAGTGTTCCCAGCACTGTGCCTGCTCTCAAGAGCACTTACTGCCTcgcaaataataaaatttctaacCAGTCATGCTTTGCTCCTGTGTGACGGTTCTTTCCCTctgctgcctgcctccctcccaaagAAAGGAGCCAGAGGCGTGGGGAGTTTGCCTCTATTGCTTTATTTGGTGTTTTATACAAGTGACTAAAATAAATAGAGTAACAAAGGCAGCTACATGGCCCACATCTCCCAGCTTCCTCAGGCTGCTGTCTAGGATGCCTAACCCCAGGGTACCGCTGACCACCCCCAACCCTGCACAGGGCAGGGCTGTGGGTAACTGGAGGAGGAGGTCACATTCTGGGGTTAGAAGGGGCCCAACGGACAGGAATTCTTCATATAAAAGAGGAAACACCTATTTAAAAAGTCCCAAAAATGTAAGAAACTCTATTTTAACCCCCAAAAAGGCTTataaaaaaacaaagctaaaaaTAATCAAAGGTCCCTTGTGTACCCctgagggaagggggaggaaCCAGGCACTGCTGGTGAGAGTCACAGTGGCCACAATCTCCTGTAAGGCAGCAGCTGGTAGGCTGAGCCCAGGCACTGTAAGAGCAAGCACGTGATGGCCAGGACACCCAGTCACACACCAGGAGCGCCAGGCCCAGCCTGGCCCCACAGTGGGCTACATAACATCCACAAAGAACTCGCTGGGATTGCCCATGGCCATGTGGAAGCTTTGGCGGCTGGCTGTCAGTTCTGGGGGCACAGAGCCCAGGTCTCTGACTGGAGGGGCCCCCGGAGGCTGCACTGCTGGAGGgactggaggtggaggtgggggcatCACAACCACCATCATGGGGTTGTAGGGGAGGGCCATGCCAGGGGGCGGTCCATAGGGATGGAGCCCTGGGTGGGCTCGGAGATTAGGGGCACCCCCCGTTGAGCCTCTGGATGGAGGAGGGCCCCCATCGCTAGTCCCACTTGGTTCCCCACCCCGCCGAAGGCTGCCCCCTCGGCTGGAGGGCTCGGACTCACTGCCACTGCCGGACTTGGACTCGGGGGCCCGCTCCTCGGGCCTCCCCGTGCGCCCTGCCCCCCCATCGCTCCGTGTCGACCCACTGCTCCGGCTGCctgtggagggaggggaggggcaagTGAGTCCTCACCCAGGCTCCTCCCTGGCTCCCCTCTCACCCACCCTCAGATGCTGGCCGCACAGGTATGTGGGGATGACTCACCCTCACTGTGCTGGCTGCTGGCACTGCCCCCACCACAGGTGTAAGATGAAAGCTCATGGTAGGGCGGAGGCTGCGGGCTGTAGGGGTGTGGCGCAGGGTATTGGTAGGAGAAAGTGGGCAGCAGGGGCCAGGGGGTGGCCCCAGGCAGAGGGGCCAGCGTGTCCTGGTCTGAAGCCCCACTGGAGCCATCGTTGTCATTGACAGACAGGTTGACTAGGTCTGGAAAGCGAGGGAAGAGACGGAGAAATCACTGCTTCAAGAGGCTAGGGCCCCAAGACACCGAATGGAGAGGAACTGGCAACAGTTCTCCCAGACCCACCCACGATGGAGCTCAAAACAGGGGTTCACAAGGGTCTCTGACAGGAAACTCCCATCTACTGCCATGAGAGCAGGAGCACAGCCACTACCCACGTCTTTGCGGGACTCAGGTAAGAGGTGCACCTTCCCCCGGTGGACACAGTCCTGCACCTGGCACATGGCTTGTCCGGCGGCACATGGCTTGTCCAGCCGCACATGGGTGGACGTCAGCCCCCATCCTCGGCCAGTGCAGGACCTAGTGCGGGACACACGCTGCTCGACCATCCATGGTGGCCCTGGCTGCGGTTTCTGGGCTAGGTCTAGGGTTGGAGAGGCAGAACAAGGCAGGCAAAGCCACACTCCCTGAGTTGGGGCAGGGGGACTTACAGCTCTCACAGCCACCACTGAGGTCTCCGAAGACGTAATAGCACTGCTCAGAGAAGGTGATCTTGTTGACGGTGTGTCGGATCAGGCCTGCTTTGAGCAGCCCGCTGGCATACTTGCGGGCCTCCCGCCGCTCAGGAAAGCCCTCCACGTGATGGTAGAGCCAGTCAACCACATCCGAGCCTGGGAGCACCCACAGTGGAAAAAGGCCTCAGGTTCTCCTTCCAACTCCTGCTCTCGCCTCTGCCTGTGCCATTCCTGGCTTTGgtcacctcctcctccccttctcagcCACCTGCCCAGGACCCAGCCATACCCAGAAAGGCATTAGGGATGGTGATCTTGAGCCACATGCGGTCCCGGACTTCCAGTCCAGACTCTGGAGCTGCCATGGCCTTGGTCACCGATGCCATATCTGTATGGATGGAGAGACCCCGGCCTTCACAGCCTGGCAGAGGAGACAACGGGGAACCAGGGTCAGGGATCACTCCCACAAGGGCAATGGGTCAGACCACTGCGGGACAGCCTTCTGCTGGGAGGGTGGGATGAGGTGGGCTGGCGGCTCACCATCAGGCAAAGACGATCCAGATGTAATGGTGCTCATGGAGGAGGAGCCTGGATAGGCTGGGAAGGTGCCAGTCAGAGCCGCGGAATGGGACACCCAGGCAGCAGGGTCAATTGGCTGGATGGGCTCATCTGGGACAAAGATGGCACCAAAATGACCCATTCTCAGTCCCCAAAAGCCAGCCCAGTCCctccctgactcagcctcctgctcCACCTCTGCCTGGACCCTCCTCCCACCCATTCCCCATGACCACAGGCCCAGCCCCAGTCTCCtagccagcccccacccccaacttcaGGCCCCTCCCTGAGTGTCACTCACTTCGGGGGAGAGTGAAataggcctgaggagagggatcCCAGCACTTGGCCACAGTCAGCACAATGGGGCTATGGGGAAGAGAAGTCCAGTCAAGGGTGCAGGGGAAGAGGAGGCCTCAGGAGGGCGGGGGTCTGAAGCAAGGATGGATTAAGAGACACAAAGAGGGAGAAGCAAGCACATCGCGGCTGGGCTAGAGAAGGTGAGGGTGGAAAGCACCACAATGTGGATGACTCATCAACATGGAAAACTCTTAAAAACATACTGCCAAGTGAGACGAGAGAGTACACGCTGTACAATTCCATTCACAGAAAGTCCAAAAACAGGTAAAACGAAACCGCGGTGTTCAAGGATACATGCAAGGGTGGTAACTATCCAGTGAGGCAAAGCTTTTCTTTGTTATGGTGATGGCCGAAGAAGTCAGGAGAGTGACTACCCCTGGGGCGGTGAGGCATTTGGGAGCAGG containing:
- the DVL2 gene encoding segment polarity protein dishevelled homolog DVL-2 isoform X6 — translated: MAGSSTGGGGVGETKVIYHLDEEETPYLVKIPVPAERITLGDFKSVLQRPAGAKYFFKSMDQDFGVVKEEISDDNARLPCFNGRVVSWLVSSDNPQPEMAPPVHEPRAELAPPAPPLPPLPPERTSGIGDSRPPSFHPNVSSSHENLEPETETESVVSLRRERPRRRDSTGGHRTGGPSRLERHLAGYESSSTLMTSELESTSLGDSDEEDTMSRFSSSTEQSSASRLLKRHRRRRKQRPPRLERTSSFSSVTDSTMSLNIITVTLNMEKYNFLGISIVGQSNERGDGGIYIGSIMKGGAVAADGRIEPGDMLLQVNDMNFENMSNDDAVRVLRDIVHKPGPIVLTVAKCWDPSPQAYFTLPRNEPIQPIDPAAWVSHSAALTGTFPAYPGSSSMSTITSGSSLPDDMASVTKAMAAPESGLEVRDRMWLKITIPNAFLGSDVVDWLYHHVEGFPERREARKYASGLLKAGLIRHTVNKITFSEQCYYVFGDLSGGCESYLVNLSVNDNDGSSGASDQDTLAPLPGATPWPLLPTFSYQYPAPHPYSPQPPPYHELSSYTCGGGSASSQHSEGSRSSGSTRSDGGAGRTGRPEERAPESKSGSGSESEPSSRGGSLRRGGEPSGTSDGGPPPSRGSTGGAPNLRAHPGLHPYGPPPGMALPYNPMMVVVMPPPPPPVPPAVQPPGAPPVRDLGSVPPELTASRQSFHMAMGNPSEFFVDVM
- the DVL2 gene encoding segment polarity protein dishevelled homolog DVL-2 isoform X3; translation: MAGSSTGGGGVGETKVIYHLDEEETPYLVKIPVPAERITLGDFKSVLQRPAGAKYFFKSMDQDFGVVKEEISDDNARLPCFNGRVVSWLVSSDNPQPEMAPPVHEPRAELAPPAPPLPPLPPERTSGIGDSRPPSFHHENLEPETETESVVSLRRERPRRRDSSEHGAGGHRTGGPSRLERHLAGYESSSTLMTSELESTSLGDSDEEDTMSRFSSSTEQSSASRLLKRHRRRRKQRPPRLERTSSFSSVTDSTMSLNIITVTLNMEKYNFLGISIVGQSNERGDGGIYIGSIMKGGAVAADGRIEPGDMLLQVNDMNFENMSNDDAVRVLRDIVHKPGPIVLTVAKCWDPSPQAYFTLPRNEPIQPIDPAAWVSHSAALTGTFPAYPGSSSMSTITSGSSLPDGCEGRGLSIHTDMASVTKAMAAPESGLEVRDRMWLKITIPNAFLGSDVVDWLYHHVEGFPERREARKYASGLLKAGLIRHTVNKITFSEQCYYVFGDLSGGCESYLVNLSVNDNDGSSGASDQDTLAPLPGATPWPLLPTFSYQYPAPHPYSPQPPPYHELSSYTCGGGSASSQHSEGSRSSGSTRSDGGAGRTGRPEERAPESKSGSGSESEPSSRGGSLRRGGEPSGTSDGGPPPSRGSTGGAPNLRAHPGLHPYGPPPGMALPYNPMMVVVMPPPPPPVPPAVQPPGAPPVRDLGSVPPELTASRQSFHMAMGNPSEFFVDVM
- the DVL2 gene encoding segment polarity protein dishevelled homolog DVL-2 isoform X2; this encodes MAGSSTGGGGVGETKVIYHLDEEETPYLVKIPVPAERITLGDFKSVLQRPAGAKYFFKSMDQDFGVVKEEISDDNARLPCFNGRVVSWLVSSDNPQPEMAPPVHEPRAELAPPAPPLPPLPPERTSGIGDSRPPSFHPNVSSSHENLEPETETESVVSLRRERPRRRDSTGGHRTGGPSRLERHLAGYESSSTLMTSELESTSLGDSDEEDTMSRFSSSTEQSSASRLLKRHRRRRKQRPPRLERTSSFSSVTDSTMSLNIITVTLNMEKYNFLGISIVGQSNERGDGGIYIGSIMKGGAVAADGRIEPGDMLLQVNDMNFENMSNDDAVRVLRDIVHKPGPIVLTVAKCWDPSPQAYFTLPRNEPIQPIDPAAWVSHSAALTGTFPAYPGSSSMSTITSGSSLPDGCEGRGLSIHTDMASVTKAMAAPESGLEVRDRMWLKITIPNAFLGSDVVDWLYHHVEGFPERREARKYASGLLKAGLIRHTVNKITFSEQCYYVFGDLSGGCESYLVNLSVNDNDGSSGASDQDTLAPLPGATPWPLLPTFSYQYPAPHPYSPQPPPYHELSSYTCGGGSASSQHSEGSRSSGSTRSDGGAGRTGRPEERAPESKSGSGSESEPSSRGGSLRRGGEPSGTSDGGPPPSRGSTGGAPNLRAHPGLHPYGPPPGMALPYNPMMVVVMPPPPPPVPPAVQPPGAPPVRDLGSVPPELTASRQSFHMAMGNPSEFFVDVM
- the DVL2 gene encoding segment polarity protein dishevelled homolog DVL-2 isoform X1 — encoded protein: MAGSSTGGGGVGETKVIYHLDEEETPYLVKIPVPAERITLGDFKSVLQRPAGAKYFFKSMDQDFGVVKEEISDDNARLPCFNGRVVSWLVSSDNPQPEMAPPVHEPRAELAPPAPPLPPLPPERTSGIGDSRPPSFHPNVSSSHENLEPETETESVVSLRRERPRRRDSSEHGAGGHRTGGPSRLERHLAGYESSSTLMTSELESTSLGDSDEEDTMSRFSSSTEQSSASRLLKRHRRRRKQRPPRLERTSSFSSVTDSTMSLNIITVTLNMEKYNFLGISIVGQSNERGDGGIYIGSIMKGGAVAADGRIEPGDMLLQVNDMNFENMSNDDAVRVLRDIVHKPGPIVLTVAKCWDPSPQAYFTLPRNEPIQPIDPAAWVSHSAALTGTFPAYPGSSSMSTITSGSSLPDGCEGRGLSIHTDMASVTKAMAAPESGLEVRDRMWLKITIPNAFLGSDVVDWLYHHVEGFPERREARKYASGLLKAGLIRHTVNKITFSEQCYYVFGDLSGGCESYLVNLSVNDNDGSSGASDQDTLAPLPGATPWPLLPTFSYQYPAPHPYSPQPPPYHELSSYTCGGGSASSQHSEGSRSSGSTRSDGGAGRTGRPEERAPESKSGSGSESEPSSRGGSLRRGGEPSGTSDGGPPPSRGSTGGAPNLRAHPGLHPYGPPPGMALPYNPMMVVVMPPPPPPVPPAVQPPGAPPVRDLGSVPPELTASRQSFHMAMGNPSEFFVDVM
- the DVL2 gene encoding segment polarity protein dishevelled homolog DVL-2 isoform X5 encodes the protein MAGSSTGGGGVGETKVIYHLDEEETPYLVKIPVPAERITLGDFKSVLQRPAGAKYFFKSMDQDFGVVKEEISDDNARLPCFNGRVVSWLVSSDNPQPEMAPPVHEPRAELAPPAPPLPPLPPERTSGIGDSRPPSFHPNVSSSHENLEPETETESVVSLRRERPRRRDSSEHGAGGHRTGGPSRLERHLAGYESSSTLMTSELESTSLGDSDEEDTMSRFSSSTEQSSASRLLKRHRRRRKQRPPRLERTSSFSSVTDSTMSLNIITVTLNMEKYNFLGISIVGQSNERGDGGIYIGSIMKGGAVAADGRIEPGDMLLQVNDMNFENMSNDDAVRVLRDIVHKPGPIVLTVAKCWDPSPQAYFTLPRNEPIQPIDPAAWVSHSAALTGTFPAYPGSSSMSTITSGSSLPDDMASVTKAMAAPESGLEVRDRMWLKITIPNAFLGSDVVDWLYHHVEGFPERREARKYASGLLKAGLIRHTVNKITFSEQCYYVFGDLSGGCESYLVNLSVNDNDGSSGASDQDTLAPLPGATPWPLLPTFSYQYPAPHPYSPQPPPYHELSSYTCGGGSASSQHSEGSRSSGSTRSDGGAGRTGRPEERAPESKSGSGSESEPSSRGGSLRRGGEPSGTSDGGPPPSRGSTGGAPNLRAHPGLHPYGPPPGMALPYNPMMVVVMPPPPPPVPPAVQPPGAPPVRDLGSVPPELTASRQSFHMAMGNPSEFFVDVM
- the DVL2 gene encoding segment polarity protein dishevelled homolog DVL-2 isoform X4, with amino-acid sequence MAGSSTGGGGVGETKVIYHLDEEETPYLVKIPVPAERITLGDFKSVLQRPAGAKYFFKSMDQDFGVVKEEISDDNARLPCFNGRVVSWLVSSDNPQPEMAPPVHEPRAELAPPAPPLPPLPPERTSGIGDSRPPSFHHENLEPETETESVVSLRRERPRRRDSTGGHRTGGPSRLERHLAGYESSSTLMTSELESTSLGDSDEEDTMSRFSSSTEQSSASRLLKRHRRRRKQRPPRLERTSSFSSVTDSTMSLNIITVTLNMEKYNFLGISIVGQSNERGDGGIYIGSIMKGGAVAADGRIEPGDMLLQVNDMNFENMSNDDAVRVLRDIVHKPGPIVLTVAKCWDPSPQAYFTLPRNEPIQPIDPAAWVSHSAALTGTFPAYPGSSSMSTITSGSSLPDGCEGRGLSIHTDMASVTKAMAAPESGLEVRDRMWLKITIPNAFLGSDVVDWLYHHVEGFPERREARKYASGLLKAGLIRHTVNKITFSEQCYYVFGDLSGGCESYLVNLSVNDNDGSSGASDQDTLAPLPGATPWPLLPTFSYQYPAPHPYSPQPPPYHELSSYTCGGGSASSQHSEGSRSSGSTRSDGGAGRTGRPEERAPESKSGSGSESEPSSRGGSLRRGGEPSGTSDGGPPPSRGSTGGAPNLRAHPGLHPYGPPPGMALPYNPMMVVVMPPPPPPVPPAVQPPGAPPVRDLGSVPPELTASRQSFHMAMGNPSEFFVDVM
- the DVL2 gene encoding segment polarity protein dishevelled homolog DVL-2 isoform X7, translated to MAGSSTGGGGVGETKVIYHLDEEETPYLVKIPVPAERITLGDFKSVLQRPAGAKYFFKSMDQDFGVVKEEISDDNARLPCFNGRVVSWLVSSDNPQPEMAPPVHEPRAELAPPAPPLPPLPPERTSGIGDSRPPSFHHENLEPETETESVVSLRRERPRRRDSSEHGAGGHRTGGPSRLERHLAGYESSSTLMTSELESTSLGDSDEEDTMSRFSSSTEQSSASRLLKRHRRRRKQRPPRLERTSSFSSVTDSTMSLNIITVTLNMEKYNFLGISIVGQSNERGDGGIYIGSIMKGGAVAADGRIEPGDMLLQVNDMNFENMSNDDAVRVLRDIVHKPGPIVLTVAKCWDPSPQAYFTLPRNEPIQPIDPAAWVSHSAALTGTFPAYPGSSSMSTITSGSSLPDDMASVTKAMAAPESGLEVRDRMWLKITIPNAFLGSDVVDWLYHHVEGFPERREARKYASGLLKAGLIRHTVNKITFSEQCYYVFGDLSGGCESYLVNLSVNDNDGSSGASDQDTLAPLPGATPWPLLPTFSYQYPAPHPYSPQPPPYHELSSYTCGGGSASSQHSEGSRSSGSTRSDGGAGRTGRPEERAPESKSGSGSESEPSSRGGSLRRGGEPSGTSDGGPPPSRGSTGGAPNLRAHPGLHPYGPPPGMALPYNPMMVVVMPPPPPPVPPAVQPPGAPPVRDLGSVPPELTASRQSFHMAMGNPSEFFVDVM
- the DVL2 gene encoding segment polarity protein dishevelled homolog DVL-2 isoform X8, translating into MAGSSTGGGGVGETKVIYHLDEEETPYLVKIPVPAERITLGDFKSVLQRPAGAKYFFKSMDQDFGVVKEEISDDNARLPCFNGRVVSWLVSSDNPQPEMAPPVHEPRAELAPPAPPLPPLPPERTSGIGDSRPPSFHHENLEPETETESVVSLRRERPRRRDSTGGHRTGGPSRLERHLAGYESSSTLMTSELESTSLGDSDEEDTMSRFSSSTEQSSASRLLKRHRRRRKQRPPRLERTSSFSSVTDSTMSLNIITVTLNMEKYNFLGISIVGQSNERGDGGIYIGSIMKGGAVAADGRIEPGDMLLQVNDMNFENMSNDDAVRVLRDIVHKPGPIVLTVAKCWDPSPQAYFTLPRNEPIQPIDPAAWVSHSAALTGTFPAYPGSSSMSTITSGSSLPDDMASVTKAMAAPESGLEVRDRMWLKITIPNAFLGSDVVDWLYHHVEGFPERREARKYASGLLKAGLIRHTVNKITFSEQCYYVFGDLSGGCESYLVNLSVNDNDGSSGASDQDTLAPLPGATPWPLLPTFSYQYPAPHPYSPQPPPYHELSSYTCGGGSASSQHSEGSRSSGSTRSDGGAGRTGRPEERAPESKSGSGSESEPSSRGGSLRRGGEPSGTSDGGPPPSRGSTGGAPNLRAHPGLHPYGPPPGMALPYNPMMVVVMPPPPPPVPPAVQPPGAPPVRDLGSVPPELTASRQSFHMAMGNPSEFFVDVM